Proteins found in one Actinokineospora alba genomic segment:
- the holA gene encoding DNA polymerase III subunit delta: protein MNSPAVTPAPLQLALGEEELLVERAIRAALDSARLADPSADLTRVRVADLTSPELAELVSPSLFAEGRVIVVDAAHEATQDIAAVIISYVKNPAEGIVFVVVHNGGGRKAGKDIVAAMRKAGAVVTECAKITKPAEREAFVRNEIRRAGGKTDAAAVAALVDSVGSDLRELAAASAQLVADTAGAVTEEAVRRYHRGRADVTGFAVAEKAVTGDVPGALEALRWAMHLGVPHVLVADALADAVRTVARVSGAGRADPFRLAGELGMPAWKVKKALAQSRGWKPAGLVEAMRVVAEVNADVKGVAADADYALERAVLRLAKAHRRE from the coding sequence GTGAACTCGCCCGCGGTCACCCCGGCACCTCTGCAACTCGCGCTGGGGGAGGAGGAATTGCTGGTCGAGCGCGCGATCCGCGCCGCACTCGACTCGGCTCGGCTCGCCGACCCCTCGGCCGACCTCACCCGGGTGCGCGTGGCCGACCTCACATCCCCTGAGCTGGCCGAACTGGTCTCGCCGTCACTGTTCGCCGAAGGCCGGGTGATCGTCGTCGACGCCGCGCACGAGGCCACCCAGGACATCGCGGCGGTGATCATCTCGTACGTGAAGAACCCCGCCGAGGGCATCGTGTTCGTCGTCGTCCACAACGGCGGCGGGCGCAAAGCGGGCAAAGACATCGTCGCCGCGATGCGCAAGGCAGGAGCAGTCGTCACCGAGTGCGCGAAGATCACCAAGCCCGCAGAGCGGGAGGCGTTCGTCCGCAACGAGATCCGCCGGGCGGGCGGCAAGACCGACGCGGCCGCCGTCGCGGCCTTGGTGGACTCGGTGGGCTCGGACCTCCGTGAACTCGCCGCCGCCTCCGCGCAGCTGGTGGCGGACACCGCGGGCGCGGTGACGGAGGAGGCGGTCCGGCGGTACCACCGGGGCCGCGCTGACGTGACCGGCTTCGCGGTCGCCGAGAAAGCCGTGACCGGCGACGTCCCCGGCGCCCTTGAGGCGCTGCGCTGGGCGATGCACCTCGGGGTGCCGCACGTGCTGGTGGCCGACGCGCTCGCCGACGCCGTCCGAACTGTCGCGCGGGTGTCCGGGGCGGGCCGGGCCGACCCGTTCCGGTTGGCCGGCGAGCTGGGAATGCCCGCATGGAAGGTGAAGAAGGCGCTGGCCCAGAGTCGCGGGTGGAAACCCGCCGGCTTGGTCGAGGCGATGCGGGTGGTCGCCGAGGTCAACGCCGACGTGAAGGGCGTCGCCGCCGACGCGGACTACGCCCTGGAACGCGCCGTCCTCCGACTCGCCAAGGCACACCGCCGAGAGTGA
- a CDS encoding acyl-CoA thioesterase, producing the protein MDLDPKPTSAARTSLSHIMTALETNLLGTVHGGVIMKLVDDVAGAVAQRHSGGPAVTAAMDGMTFLHPVRVGDLVHAHAQVNWAGRSSMEVGVRVLAEPWDRAGVPPTRVATAYLVFVAVDGDGNPRAVPPVLPETPEDERRGVEAEIRRKNRLARRDEILASRTPKPPTAE; encoded by the coding sequence ATGGATCTGGACCCGAAGCCCACCTCCGCGGCCCGCACGTCGCTGTCGCACATCATGACCGCGCTGGAGACGAACCTCCTGGGCACGGTGCATGGCGGCGTCATCATGAAACTCGTCGACGACGTCGCCGGGGCGGTCGCCCAACGCCACTCCGGCGGCCCGGCGGTCACCGCCGCCATGGACGGCATGACGTTCCTGCACCCGGTCCGCGTCGGCGACCTGGTCCACGCCCACGCGCAGGTCAACTGGGCGGGCCGGTCCTCCATGGAGGTCGGGGTGCGCGTCCTGGCGGAGCCGTGGGACCGCGCGGGCGTCCCACCCACCAGGGTGGCCACGGCGTACCTGGTCTTCGTCGCGGTGGACGGCGACGGCAACCCCCGGGCGGTTCCCCCGGTGCTGCCCGAAACCCCGGAAGACGAACGCCGCGGTGTCGAGGCCGAGATCCGGCGCAAGAACCGGTTGGCCCGCCGCGACGAGATCCTCGCCAGCCGAACCCCCAAGCCCCCGACGGCGGAGTAG
- the rpsT gene encoding 30S ribosomal protein S20 translates to MANIKSQMKRIKTNEKARQRNKSVKSSVKTAVRKFREATEAGDKAKAQELLQDASRKLDKAAGKGVIHANQAANKKSAMALAVNKLG, encoded by the coding sequence ATGGCCAACATCAAGTCCCAGATGAAGCGCATCAAGACGAACGAGAAGGCGCGTCAGCGCAACAAGTCCGTCAAGTCCTCGGTCAAGACCGCGGTCCGCAAGTTCCGTGAGGCGACCGAGGCCGGCGACAAGGCCAAGGCCCAGGAGCTGCTGCAGGACGCCAGCCGCAAGCTGGACAAGGCCGCCGGCAAGGGCGTCATCCACGCCAACCAGGCCGCCAACAAGAAGTCGGCGATGGCCCTGGCGGTCAACAAGCTCGGCTGA
- the mscL gene encoding large conductance mechanosensitive channel protein MscL, whose product MKGLWSEFKAFALGGNMFDLALGFIIGTAFAALVESLAGNVLMQLVAAIFGKPDFSSLMFTVNGAELKYGAFLTELLNFLLLGLVLFGLVKLMKKAGLGNFRAQGSRECPYCKEFVPIDALKCKWCTADIEPALLDEEDTELIASRTKVAE is encoded by the coding sequence GTGAAGGGCCTGTGGAGTGAATTCAAGGCGTTCGCGCTCGGCGGGAACATGTTCGACCTGGCGCTCGGCTTCATCATCGGCACCGCGTTCGCCGCGCTAGTGGAGAGCCTGGCGGGCAACGTGCTGATGCAGCTGGTCGCGGCGATCTTCGGCAAGCCCGACTTCAGCAGCCTCATGTTCACCGTCAACGGCGCCGAGCTCAAATACGGTGCGTTCCTCACCGAGCTGTTGAACTTCCTCCTGCTCGGACTTGTGCTGTTCGGCCTGGTCAAGCTCATGAAGAAGGCGGGCCTGGGCAACTTCCGGGCGCAGGGCAGCCGCGAGTGCCCCTACTGCAAGGAGTTCGTCCCGATCGACGCGCTCAAGTGCAAGTGGTGCACCGCCGACATCGAGCCCGCGCTGCTCGACGAGGAGGACACGGAGCTCATCGCCTCGCGGACGAAGGTCGCCGAGTAG
- a CDS encoding SPFH domain-containing protein — protein sequence MTTPPDFERPVLPSPRVREKEAFGATGLPLAGAAFVLTVAGLGLIGVGIGGLAHGVDISTPVAAGAIVLGVVAVIAAGIAAGGLTMVAPNEARVLQFLGRYTGTVRIDGLRWVNPFTTRRKVSTRIRNHETAVMKVNDADGNPIEIAAVVVWKVEDTARAVFEVDDFIAFVAIQTETAVRHIANTFPYDVHGEDAMSLRDNADEITRQLSAEIAARVEAAGVLVIESRITHLAYAPEIAQAMLRRQQAGAVVAARSRIVEGAVGMVEMALARLAENDVVDLDEERKAAMVSNLMVVLCSDREAQPVVNAGSLYH from the coding sequence ATGACCACACCACCGGACTTCGAGCGCCCAGTGCTGCCATCGCCGCGAGTGCGCGAGAAGGAGGCGTTCGGCGCGACCGGGCTGCCGCTGGCCGGGGCCGCGTTCGTGCTGACGGTCGCCGGGCTGGGGCTGATCGGCGTCGGCATCGGGGGGCTCGCGCACGGCGTGGACATCAGCACGCCGGTGGCGGCGGGGGCGATCGTCCTGGGCGTCGTCGCCGTCATCGCCGCCGGCATCGCGGCGGGCGGGCTCACGATGGTGGCGCCCAACGAGGCCCGGGTGCTGCAGTTCCTCGGCCGCTACACGGGCACGGTCCGGATCGACGGCCTGCGCTGGGTGAACCCGTTCACCACCCGGCGCAAGGTCTCGACCAGGATCCGCAACCACGAGACCGCGGTCATGAAGGTCAACGACGCCGACGGCAACCCGATCGAGATCGCCGCCGTGGTGGTCTGGAAGGTCGAGGACACCGCCCGCGCGGTGTTCGAGGTCGACGACTTCATCGCCTTCGTCGCCATCCAGACCGAGACCGCGGTCCGGCACATCGCCAACACGTTCCCGTACGACGTCCACGGCGAGGACGCGATGTCGCTGCGGGACAACGCCGACGAGATCACCCGGCAGCTCTCCGCGGAGATCGCCGCCCGGGTCGAGGCGGCCGGTGTGCTGGTCATCGAGTCGCGCATCACGCACCTGGCGTACGCGCCGGAGATCGCGCAGGCGATGCTGCGCAGGCAGCAGGCGGGCGCGGTGGTCGCGGCCCGCTCACGGATCGTCGAGGGAGCGGTCGGCATGGTGGAGATGGCGTTGGCCCGGCTCGCCGAGAACGACGTGGTCGACCTCGACGAGGAGCGCAAGGCGGCGATGGTCAGCAACCTGATGGTCGTGCTGTGCAGTGACCGCGAGGCCCAGCCCGTGGTGAACGCCGGGTCGCTCTACCACTGA